One Alphaproteobacteria bacterium genomic window, AGGACGGCTGCAGGTGCGCGGCGCGTTCAACTTCGTCGGCTACCTGAAACGGCCGGAACTTTTCGCCACCGACGCCGACGGCTGGTTCGATACCGGCGACAACGCCCGCATGCGCGCCGACGGCTATATCCGCATCAGCGGCCGCAGCAAGGACGTGATCATCCGCGGCGGCGAGAACATCCCGGTGGTGGAGGTCGAGGAACTGCTCTACCGCCACCCGGCGGTGCAGGACGCCGCCATCGTCGCCATGCCCGACGACCGCCTCGGCGAACGCGCCTGCGCCTTCGTCACCCTGAAACCGGACGCGAAGGGGCTGACGTTCGAGGAAATGGTCGCGTACCTGACCGATAAGAACATGGCGAAGAACTATTTCCCGGAACGCCTGGAAGTCATCGACGAAATGCCCCGCACCGCCAGCGGCAAGATCCAGAAATTCCAGCTAAGGGAGCGCGTGGCGCGGGGCGGGTAAACGCGGCGAGGGGCGGGTAAACGCGGCGAGGGGCGGTAGCGTCAGGTAAAAACGCGAACTGTTTATTTTGACAGGCAATACGCACAAAATAAGATCTGACTCCGGATCTTGTAATATGATAAGTGACGGGTTACATTCCGCTCATGATCGTCGGCTTTCGGCACAAGGGGCTGAAGCTCCTATACGAGAAGGGGAATCGGCGCCGCGTGTCGCCCGAGCAGGCCGATAAGGTGGAGCGCATCCTTGCCCGTCTGGACGAGGCGACTGAACCCGCCAACATGGACCTGCCCGGATACCGCTTTCATCCCCTGAAGGGCGATCTGGCGGGATTCTGGGCGGTCAGCGTCTCGGGCAACTGGCGCATCATCTTCCGCTTCGACGGCATTCATGCCTGCGACGGGGATCTGGTCGACTACCATTAGGAGGACGAAGACATGGCGATGAAGAATCCGCCGCATCCGGGACTGTCGGTGCGTCACGATTGTCTGGTACCGTTGGGCCTCAGCGTGACCGAGGCTGCAAAAAGTCTCGGCGTCAGTCGCAAGCAGGTATCGGATATCGTCAACGGCCATTCCGGAATCTCACCCGAGATGGCGATTCGTCTCGACAAGGCCTTCGGTGGCGGCGCGGAAACGTGGTACCGGCTCCAGGCCGCCTACGATCTCGCTCGCGCCATGGAACGTGCCGATGAAATCAAGGTGAAGCGCGTGCAGTACGCAGCGTGAGTACCCGGACGGGGTCAGGTTGAGCTGATCCCGGAGCTGGACGCCGCCATCGTCGCGATGCCCGACGAATGTGACTTTGTGTGTGACTTCGGGGTCAGGTCTTGTTCTGTGCGTTGAAAGCCTTCACGGCGCGGCTGACGGTGCTGGGGTATTTGTGACTTCGGGGTCAGGTCTTGCTTTGTGCATCGAAAGCCTTCACCGCGCGGCTGACGGTGCTGGGATAGACGCCGTAATAGCGTGCCACCGCCGTGCGGCTGTGATGGCCGTCCCGGCAGGCCCGCGCCATCGCTTCCGCCCGTTCGGGGTAGCGCTCGTCATACCACGCGATCTCCGGCGACAGGGCGGCCAGCGTGGCGCGCGGATGTTCCGGGCTGAACCGTCCCGCCTTCGCCTTCAGCGCCGCCGCGAAATCATCCCCGCCATAGCACAGCTGGCCCCGCGCTTCCGGCGCCGGCGCGTCCTTCGCCGCCAGCGCGGCAATGCCGGCGGCCCGGCCCCGGCGCACGCCCAGCTCATCCCACAACGGCGCCGGGTCGAACCACGCCACCCGCCCTTTCCCCGCGTTGAACCGGTAGGACGACCACGGCCAGTCCGCCGCCGCCTTCGCCAGCCCGGCCTCGACCGGGTTGCGCAGCACATAGGCGCAAACCTGTGTCAGATACGCCGATGTTTCCACCGGCAGCGCCTTGTAGCGCCCCTGGAACAGATGGCCGCGCCGCGAGTGGCGGCGGTTGAAGCGCTGGCTGTAAACGCCGAGCAATTGCCGCATGCCCCGCGACAGGGTCGGCCGATCCGTCGCGGCGACGAGGTGGAGGTGATTGTCCAGCAGGCAATAGCACAGCACCCGCCAGCCCGCTTCGCCGCACATAGCCCCCAGGACCGACAGGAACTCCGCCCGGTCGTCATCGTCGCGGAACACCGCGTCGCCGCCATTGCCCCGCGCCATGATGTGATACACGGCGCCTGCGTATTCGATCCTCAGCGGACGCGCCATGCCATCCTTCCTCCCGGGTCAGGAAATGCCCTTATTCCGACNNNNNNNNNNNNNNNNNNNNNNNNNNNNNNNNNNNNNNNNNNNNNNNNNNNNNNNNNNNNNNNNNNNNNNNNNNNNNNNNNNNNNNNNNNNNNNNNNNNNTCTGGAAGACAGGGTAGCGTGGCTGTCTGCACAAAACAAGACCTGACCCCTATCATTTGCCATCCTTCCTCCCGGGTCAGGAAATGCCCTTATTCCGACTCTGGAAGACAGGGTAGCGTGGCTGTCTGCACAAAACAAGACCTGACCCCTATCACAAAACAAGACCTGACCCTGATCATAAATCCCAGGCACTTGAAAGGATTTCAACAGGTATGGTAGGTTTCAATGTTATCTGGAGAATGTCGGCTGATATTATTACCCTCAATAGGGGTGGAACTTTTTCGGAGAATATCCGTGACGGAAGTTGAACCCAGATATCGGAAAATTTTGGCAGGAATCATAAGTCGTTTGTCTCGACGGGGGCTTGTTGCCTTTGGCGTGACGCTCGGGGTGTTGGGATTCGTATTTTTGGATGGTTGGCATCCGAGCTTAGATATCATCACCAACCTACAATACCAGACGATCACTGTTATTCCGAAAATGACCTACTGCATCGACTGCGATATGGAGTATCTCCGCCGTGAGAGGGAGTATTGGTTTTCACAATTTGCAATACCCTACAAATATGTCTTGGGGCTCGGCTTTATGTTTGTCTTGGCAGGATTTTTTTTCGGAAAGCCAAACCGTTCAGATCGTTGACTTGATGAGAAATGATATGAGGACACTTACAAAGAACCAGAAATTTGTAGCAATGGCACTGACGGTCTGTTGGCGAAGTAGTGCGGACATAAAAAAACAGGCTACAGAAGACGGGGCGACGGGAACGAAGAACTATGGACAGGATGAATATGAGCCCGTCCAGCGTATTCAGTGGTCAAAACTGGTGCGATTGCGGATCGCGGAACAACATCCTGAAAAGAAATGGTTTAAGCGAGGCATCGAATGGGGACGCTTCAAGGATCAAGATGGGAACGAGCCAACGCAAGACGGCTCCGATTACATTGACATGAAAAAAGCTGTTGACCCGATTTTTGACTGATAGCGTGTCCCCTCCTGGACCTCTGTCGGGTAAGTTTCCGGGGTCAGAACTTGTCCTGTGCATACTCTATCTACACTGGTCTTCGATCAAATGTCGTAAGCCAACCCGGCAGTCACAATTGCAACGGTGAGAAAAAACGGCGCGGCCCGTTTTACCGGACCGCGCCGCCATTTCCGCTTGCACGCCGTGCGTCAGATGACGTTTTCGGCGCGCATCTTCTTCACTTCCTCCGGCGAGAGGCCGAGCCACTTGCCGTAGATTTCCTCGTTGCTCGACCCGTGGATCGGCGAGCTCTTCACCGGCACCTTGCTGCCCGACATGCTGATCGGCGAGCCCGGCACGGTCACCTTGCCGCGTATGGGGTGGTCGATCACGTTCATGATGCCGCGCTTGAGCAGGTCCTTGTCCTCAAGCTGCTCCTTCATGTTGTAGACGGCGCCGCAGGGCACGCCCGCGCCGGCGATCTGTTCCATCACTTCCGTCTTGGTGTGCTTCGTTGTCCAGGCGGTGATGGCCTCGTTGATGACGTCCTTGTGCTCATAGCGGGTGCTGCCGTCGGCCATGCGCGGATCGTCGATCAGGTCCTCGCGGCCGATCACCCGGCACAGGCGCTTCCAGTGCTCCTCATTGCCGCGCGAGGCGAAGACATAGGCCCAGTCGTCGATGCCGCCCGGCTTGCACGGGAACAGCCCGCCCGGCGCCGTGCCGAACACCTCGTTGCCGATACGCGGCAGGACCGAACCGTCCTTCAGCGCCGCCTGGCGGCTCATCGGCGTGCGGCTGTAATTGACCATCGCATCGCGCATCGCGACCTGGATGTGCTGGCCCTTGCCGGTGCTGACCCGCTGGTACAGGGCGGCGAGGATGCCCATGGCCGCCATCATGCCGGTGCCCGTATCGCCCATCGTCGCGCCCGGGCGGATCGGCGGCTGGTCGGGGAAGCCGTTGATGGCGAAGGTGCCGCCGGCGGCCTGGGCGATCATGTCGAAGGCCAGGTAGTTGGCGTGCGGTCCCTCGGGCGAGAAGCCCTTGACCTGCGCGAAGATGATGCGCGGGTTCAGTTCGGCCAGCCGCTCATAGGGAAAGCCGAGCCGGGCGAAGGTGCCGGGCGCCATGTTTTCCACGACGACATCGACTTCCTTCACCATCTTCTCGATCAGCGCCTTGCCTTCCGGGGATTTCAGATTGCAGGTGACGCTTTTCTTGTTGAGGTTATAGAAGATGAAGTAGTGCGAATCCGCGTCCGGGCGGTCGGTCATGCCCCAGCGGCCGGGTTCGCCGCGCCTGGGTTCCTCTACCTTGACCACTTCCGCGCCCATCCAGGCCAGCGCCTGGGTGCAGGACGGTCCCGCCTCGAACTGGGTGAAGTCAAGCACCTTGATGCCGTCAAGCGCCGGGGGTGTACCCGGTGTAGT contains:
- a CDS encoding type II toxin-antitoxin system RelE/ParE family toxin; the protein is MIVGFRHKGLKLLYEKGNRRRVSPEQADKVERILARLDEATEPANMDLPGYRFHPLKGDLAGFWAVSVSGNWRIIFRFDGIHACDGDLVDYH
- a CDS encoding HigA family addiction module antitoxin codes for the protein MAMKNPPHPGLSVRHDCLVPLGLSVTEAAKSLGVSRKQVSDIVNGHSGISPEMAIRLDKAFGGGAETWYRLQAAYDLARAMERADEIKVKRVQYAA
- a CDS encoding transposase; translated protein: MARPLRIEYAGAVYHIMARGNGGDAVFRDDDDRAEFLSVLGAMCGEAGWRVLCYCLLDNHLHLVAATDRPTLSRGMRQLLGVYSQRFNRRHSRRGHLFQGRYKALPVETSAYLTQVCAYVLRNPVEAGLAKAAADWPWSSYRFNAGKGRVAWFDPAPLWDELGVRRGRAAGIAALAAKDAPAPEARGQLCYGGDDFAAALKAKAGRFSPEHPRATLAALSPEIAWYDERYPERAEAMARACRDGHHSRTAVARYYGVYPSTVSRAVKAFDAQSKT
- a CDS encoding CoA transferase gives rise to the protein MDGNTTPGTPPALDGIKVLDFTQFEAGPSCTQALAWMGAEVVKVEEPRRGEPGRWGMTDRPDADSHYFIFYNLNKKSVTCNLKSPEGKALIEKMVKEVDVVVENMAPGTFARLGFPYERLAELNPRIIFAQVKGFSPEGPHANYLAFDMIAQAAGGTFAINGFPDQPPIRPGATMGDTGTGMMAAMGILAALYQRVSTGKGQHIQVAMRDAMVNYSRTPMSRQAALKDGSVLPRIGNEVFGTAPGGLFPCKPGGIDDWAYVFASRGNEEHWKRLCRVIGREDLIDDPRMADGSTRYEHKDVINEAITAWTTKHTKTEVMEQIAGAGVPCGAVYNMKEQLEDKDLLKRGIMNVIDHPIRGKVTVPGSPISMSGSKVPVKSSPIHGSSNEEIYGKWLGLSPEEVKKMRAENVI